The DNA window GCCAATCGGTGTGCTAGCAGCTCTAGGTATATTTGCGTTGATGTATATGGTGCTTGGGCCGAGTAACTTTGGTTTGGACGTTACAGGTGAACCTGTAAGGTTTGATGCAGACTACAGCAATACTGCCGTGTTAGGTATGCAGCTCTATACAGTTCATGCTTATGCTTTTATTCTTGCTGCGGTCTTACTATTAGTCGGTATTATTGCTGCTATAGCGTTAACAATACGTCGACGTGCCCCGCATGAAGTTAAATATCAGAATATTGATAAGCAGGTTAAAACTCAGGCATGTGATCGTTTTGAAATGGTTAAGATGCAGCCAGTTAAAGAAAAGCCCGTAGAGAACAAAAAAGAGGAGGATGAGTAATGGTTGCACTGTCGGATTATTTAATTTTTAGTGCGATACTCTTCACTCTGAGTATGGCGGGTATTTTCTTAAATCGTAAGAATGTGATTATTTTACTGATGTCTATAGAGTTAATGTTATTGGCTGTAAATACAAATCTAGTAGCTTTTTCATACTTCTTGAATGATATTTCTGGTCAGATTTTTGTTTTCTTTATCTTGACCGTTGCTGCGGCTGAGGCAGCGATTGGCTTGGCCATTATTGTTCTCGTATTCCGAAATCGTAAGAGCATCAATGTTGATGATCTTGGTTCATTGAAGGGGTAGGGTATTATGAGCAATTTACATTTAATTCTTACCATTATTATGTTAGCTCCACTTTTTGGCGCTGCGGCTGCGGGTTTATTTGGACGACAAATCGGTCGTAAAGGCGCGCATAGTGTTACGATTGGTAGCGTTGCATTGTCTACCATTTTATCTGTTTATGTATTTTATCAATACATCTTCAATGGTGCGGATACCTACAATGCAGCTCTATATACTTGGATGGTAAGTGATGGTATTCGCTTTGAAATTGGGTTTTTGATAGACAGTTTAACGGCTACGATGATGCTCGTAGTTACCTTTGTGTCGCTTATGGTGCATATTTATACCATTGGTTATATGGATCATGATGAAGACTATGATCACGACAATCCTTACTATCAACGTTTCTTTAGCTATCTTTCATTATTTACCTTCTCAATGTTGTCATTGGTTATGGCTAACAACTTCTTACAGTTGTTCTTCGGATGGGAAGCGGTAGGTTTAGTATCTTACTTACTGATTGGTTTCTATATGAAACGTGAGTCAGCTGTGACGGCAAATTTAAAAGCATTCCTTGTTAACCGAGTCGGTGATTTTGGCTTTATCTTAGGTATTGCTATGGTGTTTGTGTATTTCGGTACGATGGACTACCAGGAATTCTTTGATAAGTTATCTGAGCACGAGCACACCATGATTTCATTTATTCCAGGTGTAGAGTGGTCGGTGATCACAGTGATGGTTATCCTTCTTTTCATTGGTGCGATGGGTAAATCAGCTCAGATGCCGCTTCATGTTTGGTTACCTGAGTCAATGGAAGGTCCAACACCGATTTCTGCATTAATCCATGCTGCGACAATGGTTACAGCAGGCATTTTCATGGTTGCACGTTTATCTCCTGCTTACGAAATGTCTGAAGCTGCATTACAATTTATTCTCGTTGTGGGTGCCTTGACTGCGTTCATGATGGGCTTGTTGGGCATTATTCAAAATGATATTAAACGTGTTGTCGCTTATTCAACTTTATCGCAGTTAGGTTACATGACTGCTGCCTTGGGTGCATCTGCCTATGCAGCTAGTATGTTCCATGTGTTAACACATGCATTCTTTAAAGCGCTTTTGTTCTTAGCAGCAGGTTCCGTTATTATAGCTATGCACCATATCCAGGATATACGCCAAATGGGTGGCCTTAAAAAGCATATGCCAATAACCTATTGGGCGCTGTTATTGGGATCACTTGCTTTAATTGGCTTCCCAGGCTTCGCCGGATTCTTCTCTAAGGATTCAATATTACTTGCAGTCGGTGAAAGTGATATAGCTGGATCAAGCTTTGCCTATACATTACTGTTGATGGGTGTTTTTGTTACGGCATTCTATAGCTTCCGTATGTTCTTCTTGGTCTTTCATGGAGAAGAAAGCGAGTATGTTAAGTCACATAAAATACATGAGTCACCAAAGGTTGTTACGATTCCGCTAATTTTGTTAGCGATTCCGTCTGTGTTTTTAGGCCTGTTTATGATCCAACCTATTCTTTCAGGTAGTTATTTCTCTGATGCAATCCATGTGTTACCTGAGCAGGATGTATTAGCAGCTGTCTATGACAAGTATTACGATGGTATAGTTGGTTTTATTTTGCATGGCTTTATGTCTGTGCCGGTATGGCTTGCTTTTGCGGGTGTCGCTTTGGCTTGGTTCTTTTATATGAAGCGTCCTGATATTCCAGCGTGGATTAGCAGTAAATGCACAAGAGGTAACTATGTCCTACAAAATGCCTATGGATTTGATCGCCTAAATGACATTGTTTTTGTAAATGGTTCGATTCGCCTAGGTCATTTCTTGTGGAAGTCGGTTGATATGCGTGTAATAGATACAGGTATTGTTAACGGCACAGTTAATAAGGTTGCATCTTTAGCCAAAATGATGCGTGAATCTCAAACTGGGTATATGTATCACTATGCCTTCGTGATGATTTTTGGACTCTTGGGCTTACTCATCTGGGCGCTTTGGTAATTAAGAGCATAATAAGAAAAGGAAAACGATTACATGTCTTTAGGCTATCCAATACTTAGTACATTGATTTGGTTACCGATCATCGTTGGTTTTATTGTGCTGTTTGCTGGGCGCAATAATCCTGCGTTTGCCAAGTGGTTTTCACTCGGTGGTGCGATTTTAACATTCGTACTGTCGCTACCACTTTATTTTGCATTCGATACGACTACTTCAGCGATGCAGTTTGTCGAGCGTTTAAGCTGGATTCCTCAATACAACATAGAATATTTCTTAGGTGTTGATGGTCTTTCTATGCCACTTATTTTGTTAACTACCTTTACTCAGATACTAGTCATTGCTTCTGCCTGGTCTGTGATAAAAGTGCGAGTAGAACAATATATGGGCGCGTTTATGATAATGCAGGGTTTGATGATTGGCGTGTTTGCTGCGCTTGATTCAATCTTGTTTTATGTATTTTGGGAAGCTCTGTTGATCCCAATGTTTATTGTTATTGGTGTTTGGGGTGGACCCAAACGTGTTTACGCAACCATTAAGTTTTTCCTTTATACCTTTCTGGGTTCGGTATTTATGTTGGTTGCGTTTTTGTACATGTATTTTCAAAGTGGAAGCTTCTCGATCCTCGACTTCCATAGTATGCCGATTGGTATGACCGCTCAGATTTTGATCTTCCTTGCGTTTTTGATCGCTTTTGCGGTAAAAATTCCTATGTTTCCTGTACATACTTGGTTACCTGATGCGCACGTTGAAGCACCAACGGCAGGTTCGGTTGTTCTGGCTGCGATTATGTTAAAAATGGGTGGCTATGGTTTTGTTCGTTTTAGTTTACCTATTACACCTGATGCAGCGATGACGCTTGATTTGTTAGTGATTGTATTGTCGTTAATTGCTATCGTATATATAGGTTTTATTGCGTTAATTCAATCGGACATGAAAAAGCTGGTAGCTTATTCTTCTATTGCACACATGGGATTTGTAACTTTAGGTATGTTCGTCGTCTATGCGATCGTACGTGAAACGGGTTCTGTAGAGGGTGCAGCACTTGGTATGGAAGGTGCGATGGTTCAAATGATTTCGCATGGTTTTATTTCTGGTGCGATGTTCTTAGCAATCGGAGTGCTATATGACCGAATGCATACTCGAGAGATTGGCGCTTATGGTGGTGTCGTAAATACCATGCCTTGGTTCGGTTTTTTTGCTGTGTTGTTTGCAATGGCAAATGCAGGTTTGCCAGGTACATCAGGTTTTGTTGGCGAGTTTATGGTTATTTTAAGTGCGTTTAAAGCCAATGTTTGGTGGGGTATTTTAGCTGCAACCACATTGATTGTTGGAGCCGCCTATACTTTATGGATGATTAAACGTGTATTCTTCGGGCAGGTTGCAAATGACAATGTTGCTAAGTTGCAAGATCTCAATCGTCGTGAGTTCATCATTATGTCGATACTAGCATTTGTTATTGTATTGTTGGGTGTGTGGCCAAACCCGTTATTAGAAGTAATGCATGCATCAGTGGATAATCTATTGATTCAAGCTACAACATCAAAACTATACTAAAGATAAGGTGAGTTAAAACTATGAATTTTGTTATTCCTGATTTTGCCCCGGCTATTCCTGAAATAGTGTTGTTAGCTTTGGCCTCATTTATCTTGATTGCAGATACGTTTTGGTCTGAGCGGTATAAACATGCTACCTATTACGCTACTCAATTGAGCTTGGTGATTGTAGGATTATTAATCCTGTTTAGCTTTACATCAGAAACAACAGTCACTTTCCATGAAAGCTTTGCACGTGATGCCTTTGCTGATGTGCTAAAAATATTTATTGTAATTGTTTCTATTGGCGTATTTTTGTTTTCTAAAGAATATTTAACCAATAATGATTTTTATAAGGGAGAATTTTTTACACTCGGTTTATTCGCTATTTTGGGTATGTTTGTTATGGTTTCGGCCTATAACTTTATCACTTTGTTCGTTGGCCTGGAGATAATGTCACTTGCAATGTATGCGATGATTGCCATGCAGCGCGACTCTTCAAGAGCAACCGAAGCTGCGATGAAATATTTTGTACTAGGTGCACTAGCCACTGGTTTGTTGCTCTACGGTCTTTCAATGATCTATGGTGCTACAGGCAGCTTAACTATTCCAGAAGTTAAAGCAGTCATCGAAGCAGGCAAGGCTAATTCAACAGTGTTGGCTTTTGGTGTTGTATTTATTGTTATTGGTCTTGGCTTCAAACTGGGCGCAGTTCCGTTTCACATGTGGGTGCCTGATGTATATCAAGGTTCACCAACACCTGTAACTTTATTTATTGCTTCAGCTCCAAAAATTGCTGCTTTTGCAATTGTTTATCGTCTTTTAGTTGATGGAATGCCAGGCCTAGTTGTTGACTGGCAACAGTTGTTAATTATTATGTCGATTTTATCAATGGTGGTCGGTACAGTTATTGCATTAGCACAGACTGATTTCAAGCGTCTTTTAGCCTATTCTGGTATAGCACATATTGGTTTTTTATTGCTTGGATTTATTGCTGCAACACCGGAAGGCTACTCTGCAGCGATGTTTTATGTATTGGTATATGCCATCACCAGTGTTGCGGCTTTCGGCATGATTTTAGCCTTGAGTCGTAAAGGTTTAGAATTTGACCAAATAAAGGATTTTGCAGGTTTAAACCAGCGTAATCCTTGGTTAGCCGCTATGATGTTAATCATAATGTTTTCGATGGCGGGTGTTCCTCCGTTTATTGGCTTCTATGCGAAGTTGGTAGTTCTTGAGGAAGTGATTGCAGCAGGTTTTGTTTGGTTAGCCATTATTGGTGTTGTTACTGCAATAGCAGGTGCATTCTATTATTTGCGCGTTATTAAGGTTATGTATTTTGATGCGCCTGAAGACGCAAATGATATTGCTCCTACAACCCGTGAAATGTCTGTAGCTGTTTCTGTCTATTCGTTATCATTATTAGTGCTAGGGTTGATGCCAGCATGGTTAATGGCGGTAGCTTACAATAGTTTATTAATTTAGACTAAACTTCTTTTAGTTGTTATAGAAGGCGCTTATATAGCGCCTTTTTAATCAGGTGTAGAATATGACTTTAGATCAAGCTGTTTGGGTATTATTGTTTACAGCCATTGTTTTGGCTAACATTCCTTGGTTTTTTGCGAATAGGATTTTTATTTTTATTCCGCTAAATAATACAAAATCATTTGTAGTGAACGTACTGGAGTGGTTTGTTTATTTTTTAATCATGGGTGGTTTAGCTTTTTTATTAGAAAAAACGGCAATGGGTAATATTGCGCCTCAAGAATGGGAATTTTATGTGGTCAATCTGTTCTTGTTTATGATCTTTGCTTTTCCTGGTTTTATCTATCGTTACAACCTGAAAATGTATCTA is part of the Thiomicrospira microaerophila genome and encodes:
- the nuoL gene encoding NADH-quinone oxidoreductase subunit L gives rise to the protein MSNLHLILTIIMLAPLFGAAAAGLFGRQIGRKGAHSVTIGSVALSTILSVYVFYQYIFNGADTYNAALYTWMVSDGIRFEIGFLIDSLTATMMLVVTFVSLMVHIYTIGYMDHDEDYDHDNPYYQRFFSYLSLFTFSMLSLVMANNFLQLFFGWEAVGLVSYLLIGFYMKRESAVTANLKAFLVNRVGDFGFILGIAMVFVYFGTMDYQEFFDKLSEHEHTMISFIPGVEWSVITVMVILLFIGAMGKSAQMPLHVWLPESMEGPTPISALIHAATMVTAGIFMVARLSPAYEMSEAALQFILVVGALTAFMMGLLGIIQNDIKRVVAYSTLSQLGYMTAALGASAYAASMFHVLTHAFFKALLFLAAGSVIIAMHHIQDIRQMGGLKKHMPITYWALLLGSLALIGFPGFAGFFSKDSILLAVGESDIAGSSFAYTLLLMGVFVTAFYSFRMFFLVFHGEESEYVKSHKIHESPKVVTIPLILLAIPSVFLGLFMIQPILSGSYFSDAIHVLPEQDVLAAVYDKYYDGIVGFILHGFMSVPVWLAFAGVALAWFFYMKRPDIPAWISSKCTRGNYVLQNAYGFDRLNDIVFVNGSIRLGHFLWKSVDMRVIDTGIVNGTVNKVASLAKMMRESQTGYMYHYAFVMIFGLLGLLIWALW
- the nuoK gene encoding NADH-quinone oxidoreductase subunit NuoK, whose amino-acid sequence is MVALSDYLIFSAILFTLSMAGIFLNRKNVIILLMSIELMLLAVNTNLVAFSYFLNDISGQIFVFFILTVAAAEAAIGLAIIVLVFRNRKSINVDDLGSLKG
- a CDS encoding DUF2818 family protein; translated protein: MTLDQAVWVLLFTAIVLANIPWFFANRIFIFIPLNNTKSFVVNVLEWFVYFLIMGGLAFLLEKTAMGNIAPQEWEFYVVNLFLFMIFAFPGFIYRYNLKMYLERREKLKLKNNP
- a CDS encoding NADH-quinone oxidoreductase subunit J, which encodes MTFEQLVFYILAAIAVISSLMMISVNNPVKAALWLVLAFIATAGVWITAQAEFLGIVLILVYAGAVMVLFLFVVMMLDINLVKLKEGFIRYLPIGVLAALGIFALMYMVLGPSNFGLDVTGEPVRFDADYSNTAVLGMQLYTVHAYAFILAAVLLLVGIIAAIALTIRRRAPHEVKYQNIDKQVKTQACDRFEMVKMQPVKEKPVENKKEEDE
- the nuoN gene encoding NADH-quinone oxidoreductase subunit NuoN codes for the protein MNFVIPDFAPAIPEIVLLALASFILIADTFWSERYKHATYYATQLSLVIVGLLILFSFTSETTVTFHESFARDAFADVLKIFIVIVSIGVFLFSKEYLTNNDFYKGEFFTLGLFAILGMFVMVSAYNFITLFVGLEIMSLAMYAMIAMQRDSSRATEAAMKYFVLGALATGLLLYGLSMIYGATGSLTIPEVKAVIEAGKANSTVLAFGVVFIVIGLGFKLGAVPFHMWVPDVYQGSPTPVTLFIASAPKIAAFAIVYRLLVDGMPGLVVDWQQLLIIMSILSMVVGTVIALAQTDFKRLLAYSGIAHIGFLLLGFIAATPEGYSAAMFYVLVYAITSVAAFGMILALSRKGLEFDQIKDFAGLNQRNPWLAAMMLIIMFSMAGVPPFIGFYAKLVVLEEVIAAGFVWLAIIGVVTAIAGAFYYLRVIKVMYFDAPEDANDIAPTTREMSVAVSVYSLSLLVLGLMPAWLMAVAYNSLLI
- a CDS encoding NADH-quinone oxidoreductase subunit M, translated to MSLGYPILSTLIWLPIIVGFIVLFAGRNNPAFAKWFSLGGAILTFVLSLPLYFAFDTTTSAMQFVERLSWIPQYNIEYFLGVDGLSMPLILLTTFTQILVIASAWSVIKVRVEQYMGAFMIMQGLMIGVFAALDSILFYVFWEALLIPMFIVIGVWGGPKRVYATIKFFLYTFLGSVFMLVAFLYMYFQSGSFSILDFHSMPIGMTAQILIFLAFLIAFAVKIPMFPVHTWLPDAHVEAPTAGSVVLAAIMLKMGGYGFVRFSLPITPDAAMTLDLLVIVLSLIAIVYIGFIALIQSDMKKLVAYSSIAHMGFVTLGMFVVYAIVRETGSVEGAALGMEGAMVQMISHGFISGAMFLAIGVLYDRMHTREIGAYGGVVNTMPWFGFFAVLFAMANAGLPGTSGFVGEFMVILSAFKANVWWGILAATTLIVGAAYTLWMIKRVFFGQVANDNVAKLQDLNRREFIIMSILAFVIVLLGVWPNPLLEVMHASVDNLLIQATTSKLY